The genomic window ATTTTTTTCAATCAGTTCCCTTGTAATTGATATCTTATCAGAATCTCTTATCGTTATCTAAATTATACGGTTGATATGATGTCCTGTCAACAGGCCGAATTGTGATGTCATTTAAAGATTAAAAGAGCATTAAGGATTCTTTTTGCCTGCGGTGGTTTATTCAGAGTACCCCCGAGGGATCTTGTCCCGACAGTATTTCTGAGGGATAGAAGGCAAAAAGAGAATTGTTTATTCCTGTAGAAATTGAATGGTGGTCATTGAGAAGTTAGTTTGTGAATTAGGTTATATTGTAAGGCGGTATTTTCTTTCACCTGTTTTTTGGATTTTCTTTTCTTTTGTCCATCTTTCCCATTTTGCTTTAGTTAATATATAAAATGCTTTCCATTCTTCTGGGTGTCGTGGTCTTTTTCTTACGGTCTTTGTTTGATTTATTTCTGCTCTCTGAATACTGAAGATAGAAAGGTTCTTCTTTTTGTATTCGTCGAAGTTATATTTTCTCATTTTTTATCTTTTCCAACTCTTGAGTAACCTCTTCTTTTTTTGCCCTTTGGGATAGATACTTCCAATCAATCTCTTTTTTGTGAAGTTTTAGCAATTGTTTTGCCCATTTACCATCTTCTTCAGATTTCCACCAAACAGAAGCGTTTAGGCGGTCAATAATTAAGTCTTCTATACCAATGATGTAAACTTTTAAATTATCAACAATAATTTCTGATATTTTTGAGTAATCTCCATTTTTTAATTTGCTGCTGACAATATCAATTTCAATATTATTTTGTTGGCAAATCCATAGTCGACCGATTTTTTGAAAATTCCATAATTTTAGTAAATTTTCTATCTCAGTTTGCCCATCGGTG from bacterium includes these protein-coding regions:
- a CDS encoding DUF6036 family nucleotidyltransferase; amino-acid sequence: MNNLPKELKKLDTIENDFKRRLYFTGILTKYLPDDIKPIIVGGHAVEFYTLGSYATGDIDIVTDGQTEIENLLKLWNFQKIGRLWICQQNNIEIDIVSSKLKNGDYSKISEIIVDNLKVYIIGIEDLIIDRLNASVWWKSEEDGKWAKQLLKLHKKEIDWKYLSQRAKKEEVTQELEKIKNEKI